DNA from Triticum aestivum cultivar Chinese Spring unplaced genomic scaffold, IWGSC CS RefSeq v2.1 scaffold155427, whole genome shotgun sequence:
AGGAGGAGCTCCGtcgcggcggcggccgggaggAACGTCTCGCTCCCGAAGGAGGCGAACACGACGGCGTTGTCCGGGAAGGAGGAGAGCCACCTGGCCCACCGCTCCTCCAGCTCGCCCTGCGGCGGCTCCGGCACGACCGGGCCCGTGACGAGCACCGGCTTGCCGTGCTGGGCGGTGAGGTAGTTGATGTAGGGGCCTTCCATCTCGAAGCACGTCTTGATGACGAGGGCGTCACTGGCCTGGACGCCGGCGAGGACGCGGTCGTACACGCACGGCTCGCCGTGGAAGCTGGTGAACACGTAGCTGAAGTCGGCGGCCTGGTAGGCCGGCACGGTGGTGATGCTCGACGACGGTGGGAAGCCTGCGGGCGGCGACGTGAGGTCGTCCGCGGTTGGCAGCTGGCCGCCGGCGCCGAGGCGGCGGGCGGGGTTCATCAGGTAGGCGCCGGACACGGCGGAGAAGACCGAGAACTGGAGCGCCTTGATGCGGAGCGGCGCCGCGAGCTCGGTGACCCACGGGGTGGCGAAGTCGAACAGCAGGGCGTCAGGACGGAGCTCCGCGAGCAGGGCCGCCACCTGCGGCCTGGTGCCGTCGACGGCGACCTTGAGCAGCTCGGCGCCGTCCGCCGAGACCTCGGCCGTGCTCTCGGCGCCCTCGGGGAGCCCCGGCACGCGCTGGAGGCGCAGCggggccaccgccaccgcgccggccGCCGGCCCCAGCATGGCCTCGACGCGGGGCACGTTGGCCGCGGCCGACAGCAGCGTGACACGCACCCCGCCGGCGGCGACGAGCTTGCGCGCCAGCTGCACGAACGGGCTGATGTGGCCGAAGGCGAGGAAGGGGAACATCACGACGTGCATGCTGTCGACTGCCATCCTCTCCCTCTGTCTAGCGCTGGATCGATCGATGTGGTTTGCTTGTGACTCTTTAGCAGCTTTCGGTGGACGTTTTATTGACAAGACCTCACTCTTTAGCAGCTACCAGGAAATTCCAGCTACCACGCCGTGCTGCAACCACTGTTTAGTGCCCTTTAGTAGTCCCATTAAATAAATACAATAAAATCCGGTCATTCAATCTATATCTACATATCTATCAATAAAGTAAGCATGTCCAGGCTTATTTACTGACAGGATTTCACTGTTGCAGTGCAGCGTTTGTGTGATGCAGCGGCTACCACGTGCTCCGTGTTGCAATTGCAAGCACTGTCCGGTGCCGATGAACACACCCACACAACGCGTACTAAAGAATGGAACCGCATAGCTTCAAGATATATTGACCAAGTCGTACCTATGTGTTCATCGTCTTGTTTCTTTTAGGTAATAATACCAATGGTGCTTGAACTTGTCACTGATGTTTACTTTAGTGTCTAAACTTAAAAAATACATTAAGCTGATGCTAAAACTTGGCATGAACATACAAATACGGTGCTAATCTCATTCGTAGACATAAAGTATGCTGATGGCGCCGTATGTGGCTGACGTGGATTTTAGTTGAATACTATGCTTCTTTGACAAATGGGCCCTTTCTGTCAGTACACAAGAAAACAGAAATGAAAAATGGTGACAGACAGGCTTCGAATCTGCGAACACAAGCGAATGGGCGAATCTGCGAACACAAGCGTATGGGCGCAAAACGTGCAAAATGGTGATAGACTGTGCATGCATTATTAAATTATAAAATTAAAATGTACATATGAAAATTAACTCACGGATTATATTTACATTAAGCAAAAACTAAGAATATAAGTCATGAGAGAAATTAATACACCAGTGAATATTCGTAATTATTTTGTAAATGTTGTTATCCATAAATTCTATAAATTAAATATAAGCCATGCATGTACAAAAATTTTGTATCCATTATATCTAAAATAGTATTTTCTAAATAACAGGTTAAAATTTCTTtaaattacatgaacatttttagTAAGTTATTTTATTGCATACATCTATATATTTATTTTGTGTGCACCTGAATATTTGTGTACCATGAGGTTATTAATTATGTACCACAAATATTTATAACACACGGCATGGCATGGGGGGCTGGTTTATAAAATTTTAAAATAATACACGCACACGAATATTTGTATACCACGAGGTAACTATTAATACCATCTAAATATTTGAATCTAACTTTATTATATTATTATAATCTACAGATGTTAACGTGTGCAAAATGCAGAGTGGTAGCATGTGTATCAGTGTAATTATAATTGcagatttttgtaaaaaaaataaaCTGTGATAAATGGGCCGCACTGACTACAGCCTATTTAAGTATCACGCCTACATTATAAATGAGGGGCCAGTGTTTGCACGTGACCGAaggcacctccagcaaattatgcCAAGATCCATGTCGATGCAGCTGTACGAACACATAGAGGGGGAATGGCGGTAGCTATTTGCAGGGACAACAATGGTGTTTTCTTGGGGAGCTCAGCTTTGGTCATTGACGGGATTTGGGACCCAACGACACTAGAGGCTATTGCATGCCGGGAGACTATTGCCCTAGCGGAAGATCTTCATATTCAGCAAATGGTGGTTGCTTCAGATTGCAAGCAGGTTACATAACAAGAGGACACAAGGGCTCCTATGGTTCGATCATCTCTGAAATTAAGTCCAGATCATTACGGTTccaatgtaatttctcttttgaGGGTCGTCGTGTTAATTTAGAAGCTCATAAGTTAGTTAGATTTGCTTTAAGGTTAGCCTTTGGTCGT
Protein-coding regions in this window:
- the LOC123176859 gene encoding anthocyanidin-3-O-glucoside rhamnosyltransferase produces the protein MAVDSMHVVMFPFLAFGHISPFVQLARKLVAAGGVRVTLLSAAANVPRVEAMLGPAAGAVAVAPLRLQRVPGLPEGAESTAEVSADGAELLKVAVDGTRPQVAALLAELRPDALLFDFATPWVTELAAPLRIKALQFSVFSAVSGAYLMNPARRLGAGGQLPTADDLTSPPAGFPPSSSITTVPAYQAADFSYVFTSFHGEPCVYDRVLAGVQASDALVIKTCFEMEGPYINYLTAQHGKPVLVTGPVVPEPPQGELEERWARWLSSFPDNAVVFASFGSETFLPAAAATEL